In Anaerolineales bacterium, one genomic interval encodes:
- the hrcA gene encoding heat-inducible transcriptional repressor HrcA: protein MQDLTERQETILALVVHEYIESAEPVGSKSLVAKYTLGVSSATVRNEMMTLTDDGLLRQPHTSAGRVPTEEGYRYFVRRLLGDTDLPADEKCLISHQFHQARPQVEEWMRLAASVLAQHSSALSLVTAPRPERAVFKHLELISTRPNQALLVLVLQGGEVRQQLLMLQEGMDQDHLSLRADQVTRGCMGQTAKGVQAEAGLSSGLASEVMRLVAGLMSQADTLPAGEVFRDGLTNVLAQPEFAEPGSAQDALRLLQEQAFLEDVVTRALQPSIGGVQVVIGGEGAWSELRSWSMVLARYGAPGFATGAVGVVGPTRMSYGHSISCVRYVAGLMSELVTESLVG from the coding sequence ATGCAAGACTTGACGGAGCGCCAGGAGACCATCCTGGCGCTGGTGGTTCACGAGTACATCGAGAGCGCCGAGCCGGTCGGCTCGAAGTCCCTGGTGGCGAAGTACACGCTCGGGGTGAGCTCGGCCACGGTGCGCAACGAGATGATGACGCTGACCGATGACGGACTGCTGCGCCAGCCGCACACTTCGGCCGGCCGGGTCCCGACCGAAGAGGGGTACCGCTACTTCGTCCGCAGGTTGCTCGGCGACACCGATCTCCCCGCCGACGAGAAGTGTCTCATCAGCCACCAGTTCCACCAGGCCCGTCCGCAGGTCGAGGAATGGATGCGGCTGGCGGCCTCCGTCCTCGCCCAACACTCCAGCGCTCTCTCCCTCGTCACGGCGCCCCGCCCCGAGCGAGCGGTGTTCAAGCACCTGGAGTTGATCTCGACCCGGCCGAACCAGGCACTGCTCGTCCTGGTCCTGCAGGGCGGCGAGGTCCGGCAACAACTGCTGATGCTGCAGGAAGGGATGGACCAGGACCATTTGAGCCTGCGGGCAGACCAGGTCACGCGGGGCTGCATGGGCCAGACCGCCAAAGGTGTGCAGGCTGAGGCGGGCCTGAGCTCCGGCCTGGCCTCCGAGGTCATGCGGCTGGTCGCCGGCTTGATGAGCCAGGCCGACACCCTCCCCGCGGGCGAGGTGTTCCGGGATGGGCTGACCAATGTCCTGGCTCAACCTGAGTTCGCCGAGCCGGGAAGCGCTCAAGATGCGCTGCGGCTGCTGCAGGAGCAGGCCTTCCTGGAAGACGTTGTCACCCGAGCGCTGCAGCCGTCGATCGGCGGTGTGCAGGTGGTGATCGGCGGTGAGGGCGCCTGGTCCGAGCTGCGCAGCTGGTCGATGGTGTTGGCCCGCTACGGCGCTCCCGGGTTCGCCACCGGTGCGGTGGGTGTTGTCGGTCCGACGCGCATGTCCTACGGGCATTCGATCTCCTGCGTGCGCTACGTGGCCGGTCTGATGAGCGAACTCGTGACCGAGAGCCTGGTCGGCTAG
- a CDS encoding nucleotide exchange factor GrpE, which produces MTKHKGHKPSHRESQPSRPDGAEAEPAHDQPQAESAPPAPIGVPSEVFEERALSQAEIDAVDLTLLQAQAAEYLDGWQRSRAEFANYKKRVDRETEDARARITAEITTRYLPILDDLQRALKDKPLEGDGAHWAEGIELIYRKLGALLEVEGIELIPASGERFDPLVHEALTLEDSEQHNEGMVIEVIQQGYRLGDRILRPALVRVAK; this is translated from the coding sequence GTGACAAAACACAAGGGACACAAACCCAGCCACCGGGAAAGCCAGCCATCGCGCCCGGACGGCGCCGAGGCCGAGCCGGCACACGACCAGCCACAGGCCGAGTCAGCGCCGCCCGCCCCGATTGGCGTCCCGTCCGAGGTCTTTGAGGAGAGGGCCCTCAGTCAGGCGGAGATCGACGCCGTCGACCTGACCCTGCTCCAGGCGCAGGCGGCGGAGTACCTGGACGGCTGGCAGCGATCGCGGGCCGAATTCGCCAACTACAAGAAGCGCGTCGACCGGGAGACCGAAGATGCCCGAGCCCGGATCACCGCCGAGATCACGACGCGTTACCTGCCCATCCTCGATGATCTGCAGCGGGCGCTGAAGGACAAACCGCTCGAGGGCGATGGCGCCCACTGGGCCGAGGGCATTGAACTGATCTACCGCAAGCTCGGCGCACTGCTCGAGGTGGAAGGCATCGAGCTGATCCCGGCCAGCGGCGAGCGCTTCGACCCATTGGTGCATGAAGCCCTCACTCTGGAGGACAGCGAGCAGCACAACGAAGGCATGGTGATCGAAGTCATTCAACAGGGCTACCGGCTCGGCGACCGCATCCTGAGACCTGCCCTGGTCCGCGTGGCCAAATAG
- the dnaK gene encoding molecular chaperone DnaK — protein MEGGEPTVISSSEGGRLVPSVVAVNPKTGERMVGQVARRQAIVNPENTVFSIKRFMGRKYSDPEVQRALETVPYRVSAAPNGDVRVQMGGKEYSAPEVSAMILAKLKADAEAHTGESITQAVITVPAYFNDSQRNATKDAGKIAGLEVLRIINEPTASSLAYGMDRKAEQTIAVYDLGGGTFDISILDVGEGVFEVKATNGDTFLGGDDFDQRIIDWIASEFQREQGINLRADRQGLQRLKEAAEKAKIELSTVLQTEINLPFITADAGGPKHLNIPLTRSKLEQLTEDLVERSIAPCRQALQDSGLKASDIDEVVLVGGMTRMPAVQAAVRNIFGRDPHKGVNPDEVVAIGAAIQAGVLGGEVKDILLLDVTPLTLSIETLGGVATGLIERNTTIPTRKSQVFSTATDSQREVEIHVVQGERPMAADNKSLGKFTLDGIPPAPRGVPQVEVTFDLDADGILKVSATDKATGRSQHITITASSGLSEGEVEKMRRDAEAHAEDDRKRRALVEARNSADNAMYAAEKALREGGDKVPAEVRSRVQTKIQATRSAMDSNTLEAIQQSSGELLQAMQEIGTAAYQGAGDNIGAGSPGSPAGTGPKPPGGDPTVIDGEFKEG, from the coding sequence ATGGAGGGGGGCGAGCCGACGGTGATCTCGTCCTCCGAGGGCGGGCGCCTGGTCCCGTCGGTCGTGGCCGTCAACCCGAAGACCGGCGAGCGCATGGTCGGGCAGGTCGCCCGCCGACAGGCAATCGTCAACCCGGAGAACACCGTCTTCTCGATCAAGCGCTTCATGGGCCGCAAGTATTCCGACCCCGAGGTGCAGCGGGCGCTGGAGACCGTGCCCTACCGGGTGAGCGCCGCGCCGAACGGCGATGTGCGCGTCCAAATGGGCGGCAAAGAGTATTCAGCGCCTGAGGTCTCGGCGATGATCCTCGCCAAGCTCAAGGCCGACGCCGAGGCCCACACCGGTGAGTCGATCACCCAGGCGGTGATCACCGTCCCGGCATACTTCAATGACTCCCAGCGCAATGCCACCAAGGATGCCGGCAAGATCGCCGGCTTGGAAGTTCTGCGCATCATCAACGAACCCACAGCTTCCTCGCTGGCTTACGGCATGGACCGGAAGGCAGAGCAGACAATCGCCGTCTACGATCTGGGCGGGGGGACGTTCGATATTTCCATTCTCGATGTCGGTGAGGGCGTGTTCGAGGTCAAGGCCACCAACGGCGACACCTTCCTGGGCGGCGATGATTTTGACCAGCGCATCATCGATTGGATCGCCTCCGAGTTCCAGCGCGAGCAGGGAATCAACTTGCGCGCCGACCGCCAGGGGCTGCAGCGTCTGAAGGAGGCCGCCGAGAAGGCCAAGATCGAGCTCTCAACCGTCCTGCAGACCGAGATCAACCTGCCCTTCATCACCGCCGATGCCGGGGGGCCGAAGCATTTGAACATCCCTCTGACCCGGTCCAAGCTCGAGCAGCTAACCGAGGACCTGGTGGAACGTTCGATCGCCCCCTGCCGACAGGCGCTGCAGGATTCCGGGTTGAAGGCCAGCGACATCGACGAGGTCGTCCTGGTCGGCGGCATGACCCGCATGCCGGCTGTGCAGGCGGCCGTGCGCAACATCTTCGGCCGCGACCCGCATAAGGGGGTCAACCCGGATGAGGTCGTGGCGATCGGCGCCGCCATCCAGGCGGGCGTGCTCGGTGGAGAGGTCAAGGACATCCTCTTGCTGGACGTCACCCCGCTGACGCTGTCCATCGAGACCCTGGGCGGAGTGGCCACCGGCCTGATCGAACGCAACACCACGATCCCGACCCGCAAGAGCCAGGTGTTCTCGACCGCCACCGACAGTCAACGCGAAGTCGAAATCCACGTCGTCCAAGGCGAGCGGCCGATGGCGGCCGACAACAAGTCGCTGGGAAAATTCACCTTGGACGGCATCCCGCCCGCCCCGCGCGGGGTGCCCCAGGTCGAGGTCACCTTCGACCTCGACGCCGATGGCATCCTCAAGGTCAGCGCCACCGACAAGGCCACAGGGCGCAGCCAGCACATCACGATCACGGCCTCCTCGGGACTCTCTGAGGGTGAGGTCGAGAAGATGCGCCGCGATGCCGAGGCGCACGCCGAGGATGACCGCAAACGACGCGCCCTGGTGGAAGCCCGTAACTCTGCTGACAACGCCATGTATGCCGCCGAGAAGGCATTGCGTGAGGGCGGCGACAAGGTGCCCGCCGAGGTGCGATCCCGCGTCCAGACCAAGATCCAGGCCACCCGTTCCGCCATGGACTCCAACACCCTTGAAGCCATCCAGCAGTCTAGCGGCGAGCTGCTGCAAGCGATGCAGGAGATCGGGACCGCCGCCTATCAGGGCGCTGGAGACAACATCGGCGCCGGCAGCCCAGGCAGCCCCGCCGGCACAGGCCCCAAGCCACCCGGCGGGGACCCCACGGTGATCGATGGCGAGTTCAAGGAAGGCTAG